The Sphingomonas sp. So64.6b genome includes a region encoding these proteins:
- the ssb gene encoding single-stranded DNA-binding protein, translated as MAGSVNKVIIVGNLGRDPESKSFQNGGKVVNLRIATSDTWKDKNTGERKEATEWHSVAIFNEGLANVAERYLRKGSKVYIEGALKTRKWQDAQGQDKYSTEIVLQGFNSVLTMLDGAPGGGGAGGGMGGGGGARDDFGGGNDFGGGAGGGSGGGYGSGGGNRSGGTSGGASRGSFSDDLDDDVPF; from the coding sequence ATGGCGGGCAGCGTCAACAAGGTCATCATCGTCGGCAATCTCGGGCGCGACCCCGAAAGCAAGAGCTTCCAGAATGGCGGCAAGGTGGTGAACCTGCGCATCGCCACGTCCGACACCTGGAAGGACAAGAATACCGGCGAGCGCAAGGAAGCGACCGAATGGCATTCGGTGGCGATCTTCAACGAAGGTCTGGCCAATGTCGCGGAGCGTTATCTGCGCAAGGGGTCGAAAGTCTATATCGAAGGCGCGCTTAAGACCCGCAAATGGCAGGACGCGCAGGGCCAGGATAAATATTCGACCGAAATCGTGCTGCAGGGCTTCAACAGCGTCCTGACCATGCTTGACGGCGCGCCCGGCGGCGGCGGTGCTGGTGGTGGCATGGGCGGCGGTGGCGGCGCGCGTGACGATTTCGGCGGAGGCAACGATTTCGGCGGCGGTGCCGGGGGCGGTTCGGGCGGTGGTTATGGCAGTGGCGGTGGTAACCGCAGCGGCGGTACGTCGGGCGGTGCGAGCCGTGGCAGCTTCTCGGATGATCTCGACGACGACGTACCGTTCTGA
- a CDS encoding PAS domain-containing protein yields MIDSPSTDAPAASGWRIDESARAAALAEHDIESLRDDSGLKSITDFAATLCDAPIALVSLVEERRQTFLARTGLAASETPRETSFCAFAMLGDDVMVVPDAACDPRFADNVLVTGEPNIRFYAGAPLIADDGTPLGSLCVIDSVPRAGLTPLQHQGLRTLAGTVMARLNDSRDAAVWRDTENANHRALSESHNRFRVLADSMPQMVWSTLPDGYHDYYNARWYEFTGMPEGSTDGEEWNGMFHPHDRERAWTSWRHSLDTGEPYQIEYRLRRADGVYRWTLGRALPIRDEAGAITRWFGTCTDIHEQKESSEEREIIAQELSHRIKNIFAVISGLISFAARMNPGFSPIADDLRSRVTALGRAHDFVRPHSAQSRPELAQTSLHGLLDELFRPYQPATGKRVAITGADVEIDDRSATPLALLFHELATNATKYGALSNDLGRIDLDCTIDGDQVMLNWVERDGPAVIIPPASNGFGSQLIEMSVVRQLGGAIDRSWDPAGLRFAVRVPKSAFSRRP; encoded by the coding sequence ATGATTGATTCCCCATCCACCGATGCGCCGGCTGCGAGCGGCTGGCGCATCGACGAATCGGCCCGCGCCGCGGCGCTGGCCGAACACGATATCGAATCGCTGCGCGACGATTCGGGCCTTAAATCGATCACCGATTTCGCTGCGACCTTGTGCGACGCGCCGATCGCGCTCGTCAGCCTGGTCGAAGAGCGGCGCCAGACCTTTCTGGCGCGGACCGGGCTGGCGGCGAGTGAGACGCCGCGCGAAACGTCGTTCTGCGCATTCGCGATGCTCGGCGATGACGTCATGGTCGTGCCCGATGCGGCGTGTGATCCGCGCTTCGCCGACAATGTGCTGGTCACCGGCGAGCCCAATATCCGCTTCTATGCCGGTGCGCCGCTGATTGCCGATGACGGCACGCCACTCGGCTCGCTGTGCGTGATCGATTCGGTGCCGCGTGCGGGGCTGACGCCATTACAGCATCAGGGGTTGAGGACGCTGGCCGGGACGGTGATGGCGCGGCTCAACGACAGCCGCGACGCGGCGGTATGGCGCGATACAGAGAATGCCAATCACCGCGCTTTGTCGGAAAGCCATAACCGCTTTCGCGTACTCGCCGATTCCATGCCGCAAATGGTCTGGTCGACCCTGCCCGACGGCTATCACGATTATTACAATGCGCGCTGGTACGAATTCACCGGCATGCCGGAGGGCTCGACCGATGGCGAGGAGTGGAACGGCATGTTCCACCCCCACGATCGGGAGCGCGCCTGGACAAGCTGGCGGCACTCGCTCGATACCGGCGAGCCCTATCAGATCGAATATCGCCTGCGCCGCGCCGATGGTGTGTATCGCTGGACCTTGGGCCGCGCGCTGCCGATCCGCGACGAAGCGGGTGCGATCACGCGCTGGTTCGGCACTTGCACCGATATCCATGAGCAGAAAGAATCGAGCGAGGAGCGCGAGATCATCGCGCAGGAGCTGAGCCATCGGATCAAGAACATCTTCGCGGTGATATCTGGCCTGATCAGTTTCGCGGCCCGAATGAACCCGGGTTTCTCACCGATCGCCGACGATCTGCGCTCACGCGTGACCGCGCTTGGCCGTGCGCATGATTTCGTCCGGCCGCATAGCGCCCAGTCGCGTCCGGAACTGGCGCAGACCAGTCTGCACGGCCTGCTCGACGAACTGTTCCGTCCCTACCAGCCGGCAACGGGGAAGCGCGTCGCGATCACCGGCGCCGATGTCGAGATCGACGATCGCTCAGCTACTCCGCTCGCCCTGCTGTTCCACGAACTGGCGACCAACGCGACCAAATATGGCGCGCTGTCGAACGATCTTGGCCGAATCGATCTCGATTGTACGATTGATGGCGATCAGGTGATGCTGAATTGGGTGGAACGCGACGGCCCGGCCGTGATCATTCCGCCGGCGAGCAACGGCTTTGGCTCGCAACTGATCGAAATGAGTGTCGTGCGGCAATTGGGCGGTGCAATCGACCGATCATGGGATCCGGCGGGGCTGCGCTTCGCGGTGCGCGTTCCGAAATCGGCCTTCAGCAGG